From a region of the Alkalidesulfovibrio alkalitolerans DSM 16529 genome:
- the cobI gene encoding precorrin-2 C(20)-methyltransferase, which translates to MTKPSGTLFAIGVGPGDPELLTLKAARLLGSVRVVFTAASPKNDQSHALTIAREHLRPDALIERLEFPMTRDEAVLQNAWRTAAMRVLTEIESGNDAAFLTLGDPMTYSTFGYLSRIVRELSPAAKIEAVPGVTSYQAAAAAALTPLVEGEESLMIVSGIAEQKRLSQVLGLADNAVVLKAYRNLPAIRKAVEGLGLGERAVIVSRLGMDGEARYQGLAQIPETLPYFSLMLLPKSRAK; encoded by the coding sequence ATGACCAAGCCTTCCGGCACCCTGTTCGCCATAGGCGTTGGCCCCGGCGATCCCGAGCTTTTGACCCTCAAGGCTGCGCGCCTACTGGGCAGCGTGCGCGTCGTGTTCACGGCCGCATCGCCCAAGAACGACCAGTCGCACGCTCTGACCATAGCCAGGGAACACCTCCGGCCAGACGCTCTCATCGAGCGTTTGGAATTCCCCATGACCCGAGACGAGGCGGTTTTGCAAAATGCCTGGCGCACGGCCGCGATGCGCGTCCTGACCGAGATCGAATCCGGGAACGACGCGGCCTTCCTCACCCTGGGCGATCCCATGACCTACAGCACCTTCGGCTATCTTTCGCGGATCGTGCGGGAGTTGTCGCCAGCGGCGAAGATCGAAGCCGTGCCGGGCGTGACCTCTTACCAGGCGGCGGCCGCCGCCGCCCTGACGCCTCTCGTGGAGGGTGAGGAGAGCCTGATGATCGTTTCGGGAATAGCAGAACAAAAGCGGCTTTCACAGGTGCTCGGGCTCGCGGACAACGCGGTCGTGCTCAAGGCCTACCGCAATCTGCCCGCCATCCGGAAGGCCGTGGAGGGACTCGGACTGGGCGAACGCGCCGTGATCGTCTCACGCCTGGGCATGGACGGCGAGGCCCGCTACCAGGGGCTCGCGCAGATCCCCGAGACCCTGCCCTACTTCTCGCTCATGCTCCTGCCCAAGTCGCGCGCGAAATAA